TTATGTGAACCAAGGAATGTGGAGCAATTCACAAATGCTATTATTCATTTATTAACAAATCATTCTTTAAAAACTCAAATGGGAAAAGAGGCACGTCAATATGCTCTTTCTCAAACATGGGATCAAATTTTTGAAGGACTACTTAAAGAATATGAAGATGCATTAATTGAAAAGAAGTTTATTCGTTATGCATGAGGTTTGCTGAATAATATAAGAAACATTAAAAAAGCAAAGGAGTATTTTTAAAATGTCTCCTTTGCTTTTTTAATGTCCTCTGACACAATTCAGTTTCTTGTTTCTTTGAATGATCAGGTACCTTCACCAACTTGAATATCGATCGTTGGCATTGTGTGGTATCCTTTTACATTTGTATGTGCTGTTACTTGATAAACTCCAGGGTCAGCGAAAATATAATCAATTGAATAAGTACCGGTATCTGTTAGTTCCGCCAACATCTTCTCGGATTCTTCTTCACCTTTTTTAATTTCAAATGTTACTTCAGCATCGTCAACAAGTTCTTCACCGTAATATACATTCGCACTAATTGTTTCTTCTTGATTTGTATTTGTATGAACATTTGCTAGTATTTCAACTTTGGGTGCCTTCACTTCAACTTCTTCTGAATGATTAGTATGCTGATGTTCAGAAGATTGCTGGCAGCCTGCTGCAAGAAGTACACTTATCGCTAGGATACTTATACTTATCACTATCTTAAGCTTCATTCTTATTCCCCTCCTACTCTTTAAAGATAGCGAACAAATGTGATATTTTTATGAAGTAAAACAATATGACTTTATGACTTCATTCATTATTCACATTTTCAAGTTATAATAATCACTATACCATCCAAATGAATGCCTTACCTACACTATAATAAAAATAAGAATTTGAGAGGAATATCAATGAAACGATTAATCTTTGGGACCATTCTTCTACTCCTAATGGTCTCCTGTTCTACAGAACCTACATTACCCAAAATCCCATTATCTAAATCTGTCATTGCAAGTTTGAATATATACGACCAGTCTATTACTTTTATAGATGCTGATACAAAAGAAAAAATGATCTGGGAAGTACCGCATCCATTTAAAAGTGGAATCCTGTTATCGAATGACAAACTTCTATTATTAAATAAAGAATCATCAAAGGGTTATGTATACCAACTTTCAACAGGCAAGAGCAAAGAGTGGGAAATTGGTGAGGGAATAGAAACCGGTCTTCTATCTTCTAAAAAAAACTTATATCTGGCTGATCAACAAACCAATAAAATAAAAATGTTTAATTTAGATGGTAAACGTTTGAAAGAAACAACGGTGGAGCACACACCATTTGCAATATTTGAAAATCAGCATCATTTGTACGTTAGTTATCTTGATCAACCAAGTATTGCGATTCTTTCTAAGAATCAGTTAGAAATGGAAGGAACGATTCCTACTCATGATGGAGCAGCTGGTGGATTTATAACGGAGAAACAAGAACTTTGGCTCGGCGGCCATGGCTCAGGAGTTCACATCCAAGAAGATATATATATTTATGACCTTACAACCCAACAATTAAAAGCAACCGTTCATGCACCTTTGATGCCAATTGATTTTATAACAAAAGATGGCAAGGTTTATGTTTTAAGTCATGGCTCTAATATATTAAGGGAAATTGATAGTAACTCCCATCAAATTCTCCGTTCTATCGAGGTAGGTGCAAACCCCTTTTCAATGACGTTATATAATAATAATTTATATATTAGCAACTATGACGCAAATGAAGTGGAAATCATAGATCTTAATCGTTTCAAGAAAATAGATACCATACCAGTTGGTGATGGTCCTTTACAGTTAATCGCAAGAGAGGGAACAGCTAATGCTAAATAAAAAGATTTTAGTCGTTGATGATGAACCTGAAATGAGAGAATTAGTAAATCTTTATTTACGAAAAGAAGGATATGATGTTTTACAAGCTGAGGATGGTGATGAAGCATTAAAGTTCCTTCCTCAATTTTCACCACATTTGATTCTCTTAGATGTGATGATGCCAAAAATAGATGGATTTACACTTGCAAAGCAAATTCAAGAAGAATATAGCATTCCGATTATATTCTTAACAGCGCGTGGTGACGAATGGGATCGTATACATGGTCTTAAATTAGGGGCAGATGATTATATTGTTAAGCCTTTCAGTACAGGTGAACTGCTAGCAAGGGTGGAAGCCGTACTAAGGAGAACAAGCAATCATGCAAACCAACTCCAAGATAATCGACAAAACTTTGGTTCAATCTCCTTTGAATTAAAATCAAGAAAAGCATTTTGTTATGAAAAACCCTTATCCTTAACACTCAAAGAGTACGAATTACTTTTATTTCTTGCAACTCATAAATCACAAGTTTTCTCCAGAGAGCATTTACTTGAGAAGATTTGGGGAATTGATTATACAGGAAGTGAAAGAACGGTTGATACCCATATCAAAACATTAAGACTAAAGTTAGATGCAGCAGCAAACAGTATACAAACAGTTTGGGGGGTTGGCTATAAATTTGAAGCCGAAATGTAACTGGTCATCTAGTTCGTTAAAAACAAAAATCCGCCTATTGTTTGCTGTTATCCTTTGTGTTTCAATCTTGTTTTCATTTTTATTTATTCATTATTTGTATCGAAATCTTTATGTAAATGAAGTGGAGCAATCTCTTCTAGATGAAGGATTAAAGCTAAAAAGTAGTTACACATCAGGCGAAATTTCAGATGAGTTTAAGTCCCATCTTAATTGGTATAACACAATTAGTGAATCAGAGATTTTATTGGTTAATAACCCAAGAGAATTGAGTGCATGTTTACCATTTGAAATTAATCATGAGGGGTTAATTAGCGAAGAAGAGCGAAGGAACTTATTACGTGGAGAGCATTTAATCAAGATAGGCTATGAAGAAAGATTTGACCGACAAATCATGGGTGTTGTCGTACCCTTACTTGATGAAAATAAATTAGTCGGTATCATTTATCTTTATTTACCGCTTGCTCCTATAGAAGAAGTTTTTAATAGAACAACACCTTTGTTAATTGCAGTTGGCATCATTTTCTTTTTAGTTATCTTTAAAATCGTGAATTCAATGAGCAATACGTTTTTGCAACCTATCCATGAGATGAGAAAATATGCAAAAGAACTTGCTAAAGGAAACTTCAAAAATCGAATTCCTGTAAGAACATCAGATGAAATTGGTGGATTAGCCAAAACCTTTAATCAGATGTCAGAGGCATTGGATCAGTCAGATCAAAAGAAAAAAGACTTCTTAGCCAACGTCGCCCATGAACTAAGAACTCCGTTAAGTTATGTAAAGGGTTATAGTGGGGTTCTTCAAGAAAAACTTTATGAAACTGAGGATGAAGCTGAAAAATACCTTTCCCTTATTCAGCGTGAATCTGAGAGAATGCAAAGACTTGTTAATGATTTATTAGATTTAGCTCAGCTTGAAGGAGAAAATTACCCTTTAATAAAGGAACCTATTGCATTCTCACAATTAGTTAATGACACTGTGGATCGATTTGATCATCGTCTTCAAGAAAAACACTTAATGCTTCAGCAACACTTAGACGATGAAATCATTATTATTGGTAGTCCTGACCGACTGCAACAAATTATATATAACCTTCTTGAAAACGCAATAAGATACTCAGATAAACCTGGAACGATCTCACTCTCTTCCACACAAGATCAAGAAAGCATCTTCTTTTCTATTTCTGATAATGGAATGGGGATGTCAGAAGAAGAGATTATGCATATTGGTGAACGTTTTTATCGTACAGATAAAGCAAGAAACCGTAAAGAAGGCGGTACTGGGTTAGGACTAGCAATTGTAAAACAATTAGTTCTTTTGCACGGGGGCAGAATGGAATTCCATAGTAAGCTCGGCAAAGGTACTACAGTTACGCTTGTATTTCCAAATGAACTTAACAAAAAAGGTCTGATGTGAACATTCACATCAGACCTTTTTATACTTTATTGTAATGCAGCTTTATTTAAAGCATCTGCTTTATCTGTTCTTTCCCAAGGAAGATCAAGATCATTACGGCCAAAATGTCCGTAAGCTGCAGTTTGTTTGTAAATAGGACGTCTTAAGTCAAGCATTTTAATGATTCCAGCAGGACGTAAATCGAAATTACTGCGAACAACTTCTACTAATACTTCTTCAGAAACTTTTCCTGTTCCGAATGTATCAATTGAAATAGATACTGGCTGTGCTACACCAATTGCATACGCTAATTGAACTTCACATTTATCAGCTAAACCAGCTGCAACGATGTTTTTCGCTACATAACGAGCTGCATATGCTGCAGAACGGTCAACCTTTGTTGCATCTTTACCAGAGAATGCTCCACCGCCGTGACGAGCATATCCACCGTAAGTATCAACGATGATTTTACGTCCAGTTAAGCCAGCATCTCCTTGTGGTCCACCAATAACAAAGCGACCTGTTGGGTTAATAAAGTATTTTGTTTCTTCATCAATTAATTCTGCTGGAACAACAGGGTTAATAACATACTCTTTTAGGTTACGTTGAATTTGCTCAAGTGTAACTTCAGGATGATGTTGAGTTGAAATAACGATTGTATCAATACGAACTGGTTTATTATTTTCATCATATTCAACCGTTACCTGTGTTTTTCCATCAGGACGTAAGTATGGAAGAATTTCATCTTTACGAACTTCAGTTAAGCGACGTGATAATTTATGTGCTAAAGAAATTGGAAGTGGCATTAATTCTTTTGTTTCATTACATGCAAATCCAAACATTAAACCTTGGTCACCTGCACCAATTGCTTCAATTTCTTCATCAGACATTTGACCTTCACGAGCTTCTAGAGCTTGGTCAACACCCATAGCGATATCTGCTGATTGCTCATCGATTGATGTTAATACAGCACATGTTTCCGCATCAAAACCATACTTAGCACGAGTGTAACCAATGTCTTTAATTGTTTCACGGACAATTTTTGGGATATCTACATACGTACTTGTTGTAATTTCTCCTGCAACTAACACTAAACCAGTAGTAACAGAAGTTTCACACGCTACACGTGCATTTGGATCTTTTGCAATAATTGCATCAAGAATTGAATCTGAAATTTGGTCACAGATCTTATCTGGATGGCCTTCTGTTACAGATTCTGAAGTAAAAAGACGTTTTTTAGACATAATTAAAAGCTTCCTCCTCATATTCATGTTCATTCATTTGATCCGGAACTCTTCCCAAAGTATGACCTTTAGAAAATCACGTTGGCATATTTTGTGAACAGAAGTATTATGTACCTTTACCACATGCTTGTCCTGGTAAAACTCTAATGAAGAATACTTTTTTCTGTTATCAAAAAAAACCTTTCCCATGTGAGGAAAGGTTTATCATCGTTCATCGCCTTTCGCTCTTATCGATCAAGGGCTTTCGCCTTGCTTCAGGTTAGCACCTTTGCGTCGGAAAATGTCGTTCTAAAGTGCGTCGGTTTAACATAGTTCCACGATTGGGGTTTTTTTTGCCCTAAGCAAGCTGTCGCTTGCTTGAATGATGCTTTCGCATCATTCCTGACCTAAGAAAAACACAACATGAATCAAAACGAGTTTTGATTCATAACGTGCTTTTCTTAGGTCAGGCAAAAAAATTACTCAAATAAAACTATATAATTAGTGCACAGTCGCCGCTTTCCTTTGATAGCAGGTTGCTGGGTTTCATAGGGCCTGTCCCTCCACCAGCTCGGGATAAGAGAATCCGTTCAAGGACATATCATAGCGCACAAACCTATTGGTGTCAACAAAAATCGACAACTATTACCATTGATTTATTAAAATATTTGATAGATGTCTATCACTATTGTGTCCCATTCCCTATAGAAATATAAATATCAATTGTTTTTCTACATTATGCTAGTGTGATGTGTTGTACAAAGCTTAAGTTTTTCTAATAGCAAAATATTTTTTCAATTCAAAAATTTAATGATAGCAAATCATCAAATAGTATGTTTTATTAAAATTAATGTGTTATACTAATTATCAACATAAGGGAAATTATTCTTTTCTAGAAGGAAGGTAATGGGGATGAATATTACAGATATCACAAATGAGCTTAATCAGCTTGTTAATGGGGAGAATGCTAAACATAATTTATCAGTTGCACAGCTTGTTGAAAAAGTACTTGAACGTAAAGAAGGGTTATTAACATCAACAGGTGCAATTCGAGCAACAACCGGAGCTTATACCGGGAGATCACCAGAGGATAAGTTTATTGTAGACGAAAGTTCAGTAAAAAGTAAAATAAATTGGGGTCCAGTAAATCAGCCTATTTCAGAGGAAGCATTTGATCGCTTATACAGTAAAATGATCTCACACCTTAAGAAACGAGATGAAATCTTTATATTTGATGGATTTGCAGGTGCTGATCCTCGCTTTCAGTTACCTCTAAAAATTATAAATGAGTTTGCCTGGCACAATCTTTTTGCAAGCCAACTGTTTATTAAAGATCAAGAACAAGAAAACGAGTCAAAGGAACTACCTTTTACCATTTTATCAGCCCCGCATTTTAAAGCTGATCCAGAAGTTGATGGTACAAAATCAGAAACATTCATTATCATTTCCTTTGAGAAAAGAACGATTTTAATCGGTGGCACTGAATATGCTGGCGAAATGAAGAAGTCTGTATTCTCAGTTATGAATTTATTATTACCTGAAAATAATATTCTCCCTATGCATTGCTCAGCAAATGTTGGCTTTGAAGGTGATGTTGCCCTGTTTTTCGGACTTTCCGGCACAGGGAAAACAACGTTATCTGCTGACCCTAACCGTCGTTTAATTGGTGATGATGAACATGGATGGTCTACTTCTGGCGTATTTAATATTGAGGGTGGTTGCTATGCAAAGTGTATCAACTTAACGAAAGAAAAAGAACCACAAATTTTTAATGCTATCCGATATGGATCTGTTCTTGAAAATGTCGTTGTTGATGATGACACTAGAGAAGCAGATTACAGCAGTTCCTTTTTCACAGAAAATACTCGGGCTGCCTACTCACTAACTGCTATTGACAAAGCCATTATTCCAAGTATTGCTGGTCATCCACAAACGATTGTCTTTTTAACTGCAGATGCTTTTGGTGTATTACCGCCAATTAGTAAGTTAACAAAAGAACAGGCAATGTATCACTTCCTAAGTGGATACACAAGCAAATTAGCAGGAACAGAGCGTGGCGTAACAGCTCCTGAAACTACGTTCTCTACTTGCTTTGGCTCTCCATTCCTGCCACTTAAAGCAACACGTTACGCTAACATGCTTGGACAAAAAATTGATGAACATGAAGTTCAAGTATTCTTAGTAAACACTGGTTGGACCGGAGGAGCATACGGTGTTGGTAAACGGATGAATCTCAAGTATACAAGAGCTATGGTTCAGGCTGCAGTTGAAGGTGACCTTGATCACATTGAAACCGTAAAGGATGAAGTTTTTGGTTTAAATATTCCAATTCATGTACCGGGG
This genomic stretch from Metabacillus sp. B2-18 harbors:
- a CDS encoding FixH family protein, with amino-acid sequence MKLKIVISISILAISVLLAAGCQQSSEHQHTNHSEEVEVKAPKVEILANVHTNTNQEETISANVYYGEELVDDAEVTFEIKKGEEESEKMLAELTDTGTYSIDYIFADPGVYQVTAHTNVKGYHTMPTIDIQVGEGT
- a CDS encoding YncE family protein, giving the protein MKRLIFGTILLLLMVSCSTEPTLPKIPLSKSVIASLNIYDQSITFIDADTKEKMIWEVPHPFKSGILLSNDKLLLLNKESSKGYVYQLSTGKSKEWEIGEGIETGLLSSKKNLYLADQQTNKIKMFNLDGKRLKETTVEHTPFAIFENQHHLYVSYLDQPSIAILSKNQLEMEGTIPTHDGAAGGFITEKQELWLGGHGSGVHIQEDIYIYDLTTQQLKATVHAPLMPIDFITKDGKVYVLSHGSNILREIDSNSHQILRSIEVGANPFSMTLYNNNLYISNYDANEVEIIDLNRFKKIDTIPVGDGPLQLIAREGTANAK
- a CDS encoding response regulator transcription factor, with the protein product MLNKKILVVDDEPEMRELVNLYLRKEGYDVLQAEDGDEALKFLPQFSPHLILLDVMMPKIDGFTLAKQIQEEYSIPIIFLTARGDEWDRIHGLKLGADDYIVKPFSTGELLARVEAVLRRTSNHANQLQDNRQNFGSISFELKSRKAFCYEKPLSLTLKEYELLLFLATHKSQVFSREHLLEKIWGIDYTGSERTVDTHIKTLRLKLDAAANSIQTVWGVGYKFEAEM
- a CDS encoding sensor histidine kinase, whose product is MKPKCNWSSSSLKTKIRLLFAVILCVSILFSFLFIHYLYRNLYVNEVEQSLLDEGLKLKSSYTSGEISDEFKSHLNWYNTISESEILLVNNPRELSACLPFEINHEGLISEEERRNLLRGEHLIKIGYEERFDRQIMGVVVPLLDENKLVGIIYLYLPLAPIEEVFNRTTPLLIAVGIIFFLVIFKIVNSMSNTFLQPIHEMRKYAKELAKGNFKNRIPVRTSDEIGGLAKTFNQMSEALDQSDQKKKDFLANVAHELRTPLSYVKGYSGVLQEKLYETEDEAEKYLSLIQRESERMQRLVNDLLDLAQLEGENYPLIKEPIAFSQLVNDTVDRFDHRLQEKHLMLQQHLDDEIIIIGSPDRLQQIIYNLLENAIRYSDKPGTISLSSTQDQESIFFSISDNGMGMSEEEIMHIGERFYRTDKARNRKEGGTGLGLAIVKQLVLLHGGRMEFHSKLGKGTTVTLVFPNELNKKGLM
- the metK gene encoding methionine adenosyltransferase, with the protein product MSKKRLFTSESVTEGHPDKICDQISDSILDAIIAKDPNARVACETSVTTGLVLVAGEITTSTYVDIPKIVRETIKDIGYTRAKYGFDAETCAVLTSIDEQSADIAMGVDQALEAREGQMSDEEIEAIGAGDQGLMFGFACNETKELMPLPISLAHKLSRRLTEVRKDEILPYLRPDGKTQVTVEYDENNKPVRIDTIVISTQHHPEVTLEQIQRNLKEYVINPVVPAELIDEETKYFINPTGRFVIGGPQGDAGLTGRKIIVDTYGGYARHGGGAFSGKDATKVDRSAAYAARYVAKNIVAAGLADKCEVQLAYAIGVAQPVSISIDTFGTGKVSEEVLVEVVRSNFDLRPAGIIKMLDLRRPIYKQTAAYGHFGRNDLDLPWERTDKADALNKAALQ
- the pckA gene encoding phosphoenolpyruvate carboxykinase (ATP); this translates as MNITDITNELNQLVNGENAKHNLSVAQLVEKVLERKEGLLTSTGAIRATTGAYTGRSPEDKFIVDESSVKSKINWGPVNQPISEEAFDRLYSKMISHLKKRDEIFIFDGFAGADPRFQLPLKIINEFAWHNLFASQLFIKDQEQENESKELPFTILSAPHFKADPEVDGTKSETFIIISFEKRTILIGGTEYAGEMKKSVFSVMNLLLPENNILPMHCSANVGFEGDVALFFGLSGTGKTTLSADPNRRLIGDDEHGWSTSGVFNIEGGCYAKCINLTKEKEPQIFNAIRYGSVLENVVVDDDTREADYSSSFFTENTRAAYSLTAIDKAIIPSIAGHPQTIVFLTADAFGVLPPISKLTKEQAMYHFLSGYTSKLAGTERGVTAPETTFSTCFGSPFLPLKATRYANMLGQKIDEHEVQVFLVNTGWTGGAYGVGKRMNLKYTRAMVQAAVEGDLDHIETVKDEVFGLNIPIHVPGVPDDVLQPHKTWSSQDEYLVKAIELATEFKDNFKKFNSLSNDIEKLGGPIRYN